From Haloarcula hispanica ATCC 33960, the proteins below share one genomic window:
- a CDS encoding cobyric acid synthase, with the protein MAHTLLVAGTASHVGKSTVAAGLCRYLADRGVSVAPFKAQNMSNNARATPGGEVGVSQYVQARAAGVAPSTDHNPVLLKPRGDGESQLILDGEAVGHFEARGYYDEHWEDALDTARAAHDRLARSHDVIVAEGAGSIAEINLHDRDLANVETARFADADILLVADIERGGVFASLVGTLELVPDDIRDQVAGAVITKFRGDRSLLDPGIDEFEDRTGVPVVGVIPYDDPGLPEEDSVALPPVGERSVVGADDGVPDDGSVTVAVPRLPRISNFTDLQPLAREPGVRVAYVPPEAALDDADAVVLPGSKNTVDDLLTLTDAGFDGRLQSFDGPVVGLCGGYQMLGEEITNAAIEGTGDADRVEGLGLLPVTTEFSESKTVEHVRRDLRGVGPLSGASGTVEGYEIHMGDSTLTDEAARPFDGDGAATDSVLGTYLHDLFVNESARGAFVRNAFESAGVNSPAANERESGDPYERAAGLVADHVDLGPLGLADW; encoded by the coding sequence ATGGCCCACACGCTGCTGGTCGCCGGAACGGCGAGCCACGTCGGCAAGTCGACCGTCGCGGCCGGGCTCTGTCGCTATCTGGCCGACCGTGGTGTCTCGGTCGCACCGTTCAAAGCCCAGAATATGAGCAACAACGCCCGGGCGACACCCGGCGGCGAAGTCGGCGTCTCGCAGTACGTTCAGGCCCGCGCGGCCGGCGTCGCGCCGTCAACCGACCACAATCCGGTACTCCTGAAACCGCGAGGGGACGGCGAATCCCAGCTCATTCTGGATGGCGAGGCGGTCGGGCATTTCGAGGCCCGTGGATACTACGACGAGCACTGGGAGGACGCGCTGGACACCGCCCGCGCGGCCCACGACCGACTCGCCCGGTCCCACGACGTGATTGTCGCCGAGGGCGCGGGATCGATTGCCGAAATCAATCTGCACGACCGCGACCTGGCGAACGTCGAGACGGCGCGTTTCGCCGACGCCGACATCCTCCTCGTCGCCGACATCGAGCGCGGCGGCGTGTTCGCCTCGCTCGTCGGGACGTTGGAACTGGTTCCCGACGACATCCGGGACCAGGTGGCCGGCGCGGTCATCACGAAGTTCCGCGGCGACCGCTCGCTGCTTGACCCCGGCATCGACGAGTTCGAGGACCGGACCGGCGTGCCCGTCGTCGGCGTGATTCCCTACGACGACCCCGGACTCCCCGAAGAGGACAGCGTTGCGCTGCCGCCGGTCGGCGAGCGGTCCGTCGTCGGCGCTGACGATGGCGTCCCCGACGACGGGAGTGTTACTGTCGCCGTGCCGCGACTCCCGCGCATCTCGAACTTCACTGACCTCCAGCCACTCGCCCGCGAACCCGGCGTCAGGGTCGCGTACGTCCCACCCGAAGCCGCCCTCGACGACGCCGACGCGGTGGTCCTGCCGGGGAGCAAGAACACGGTCGACGACCTGCTGACGCTCACCGACGCTGGCTTTGATGGCCGCCTCCAGTCGTTCGACGGCCCCGTCGTCGGCCTCTGTGGCGGCTACCAGATGCTCGGGGAGGAAATCACGAACGCCGCAATCGAGGGGACCGGCGACGCGGACCGCGTCGAGGGTCTGGGCTTGCTCCCGGTGACGACGGAATTCAGCGAGTCGAAGACAGTCGAACACGTCCGGCGGGACCTCCGTGGCGTCGGCCCGCTTTCCGGGGCGAGCGGGACTGTCGAGGGCTACGAGATCCACATGGGCGACTCGACGCTGACCGACGAGGCGGCCCGGCCGTTCGACGGCGACGGGGCGGCGACCGACAGCGTTCTCGGCACATACCTCCACGACCTCTTCGTCAACGAGAGTGCCAGAGGTGCCTTCGTGCGAAATGCGTTCGAGAGTGCTGGTGTTAACTCCCCAGCGGCAAACGAGCGAGAGAGCGGCGACCCGTACGAGCGAGCCGCCGGCCTCGTCGCCGACCACGTCGACCTCGGCCCGCTCGGACTGGCCGATTGGTGA